The following coding sequences lie in one Peribacillus frigoritolerans genomic window:
- a CDS encoding anti-sigma factor domain-containing protein translates to MKKGVILSVNKRFVTLLTPEGEFLKTKRQERVYEVGEEITFAPAKQKFTLAFSNFHSSFKKTAVLSIASTFLILFSILPSYFSGPVSAYMTIDVNPSIELELDDDLEVLKLTGLNEDGKLVIGQLKAWKGKDMKTVTNRIVETTKQLGYLKGNKQIVVSTTLLEKDKELDKNLKEEIKEISEKDNVSNTKMKVIQATKSDRKQAREKGISTGKYLEKKLNEDKDKVKVNKREPAPAPDKKVEERVVIPKEKSVTLSTENKSDGEKKKENNEIEIKQKPANEAKPNERKNAGMEVAKIKEQTEQKDTIEKRDAINGYKEKSNESKGKSDSDYSNQSKNKQKNEKNDKKFDVKKVSSAKENNNDDHIKHENKNKQANQVKQAKRDKQNKQNKQDKQDWDKSKRGKGNNGNGNGHND, encoded by the coding sequence ATGAAAAAAGGAGTTATTCTTTCAGTTAATAAGCGATTTGTAACCCTATTGACCCCCGAGGGTGAATTTCTGAAAACCAAAAGGCAGGAACGGGTATATGAAGTGGGTGAGGAAATCACTTTTGCACCTGCTAAACAAAAGTTCACTTTAGCCTTTTCCAATTTTCATTCATCTTTCAAAAAAACGGCCGTGCTAAGCATTGCCTCCACCTTCTTGATTCTGTTTTCGATTCTTCCTTCTTATTTCTCCGGTCCTGTGTCGGCATATATGACGATAGATGTGAATCCAAGCATTGAATTGGAGCTTGACGATGATTTAGAAGTTCTCAAACTTACCGGTTTAAATGAAGACGGCAAGCTTGTGATTGGTCAGCTGAAGGCCTGGAAAGGCAAGGATATGAAGACTGTTACAAACCGGATCGTTGAAACGACGAAGCAACTTGGTTATTTGAAAGGAAATAAACAAATTGTGGTTTCCACAACGTTATTGGAAAAAGATAAAGAACTGGATAAGAATTTAAAAGAAGAGATAAAAGAAATTTCTGAGAAGGATAATGTTTCTAACACAAAAATGAAAGTGATCCAGGCAACAAAAAGCGATCGGAAGCAAGCACGGGAAAAAGGCATATCCACTGGTAAGTATCTCGAAAAGAAGTTGAATGAAGATAAAGATAAGGTGAAAGTCAATAAGAGGGAGCCTGCTCCAGCACCAGATAAAAAAGTCGAGGAAAGGGTTGTTATTCCGAAAGAGAAGAGCGTAACGCTGAGTACGGAAAACAAATCGGATGGAGAAAAGAAAAAAGAGAATAATGAAATTGAAATAAAGCAAAAGCCGGCCAATGAAGCCAAACCGAATGAACGGAAAAACGCGGGTATGGAAGTTGCCAAAATTAAGGAACAAACTGAACAGAAAGATACAATTGAAAAACGGGATGCAATAAATGGATACAAGGAAAAAAGCAACGAGTCGAAAGGGAAATCCGATAGCGACTACAGCAACCAATCAAAGAACAAGCAGAAAAATGAAAAGAATGATAAAAAGTTCGATGTAAAAAAAGTTTCATCAGCCAAAGAAAATAATAATGACGATCATATAAAGCACGAAAATAAAAATAAACAAGCTAACCAAGTGAAGCAGGCTAAACGGGATAAGCAAAATAAGCAAAATAAACAAGATAAGCAAGATTGGGATAAGTCGAAAAGGGGTAAAGGCAATAATGGAAACGGAAATGGACATAATGATTAA
- a CDS encoding alpha/beta-type small acid-soluble spore protein, with amino-acid sequence MANSSNNLLVPGIEQALEQIKYEIASEFGVQLGSDTSARANGSVGGEITKRLVQQAQSQLKGQ; translated from the coding sequence ATGGCTAACAGCAGCAACAATCTTCTTGTTCCTGGAATCGAACAAGCATTAGAACAAATCAAATATGAAATTGCATCTGAATTCGGTGTACAATTAGGATCCGATACTTCAGCACGTGCCAATGGTTCAGTTGGCGGAGAAATTACGAAACGTCTTGTACAACAAGCACAGTCTCAACTTAAAGGTCAATAA
- a CDS encoding TrkH family potassium uptake protein translates to MFAIKKILSKLTPAQLIVGYYFLAVTISTVLLSLPVALKPGVEFKFMDALFTAVSAVSVTGLTVVSLPEVYNEVGYFILMFVLQFGGIGIMTLGTFFWLIVGKKIGLKERQLIMTDQNQSNLSGLVKLLIQIIQIFVVIEMIGALVLGIYFLNYFPDWKEAFLNGLFLAVSATTNAGFDITGISMIPFKDDYFVQFITIILLTLGAIGFPVLIELKEFLSNRARTYKFHFSLFTKLTSVTFFSLIIGGTILIYLLEINGFFKNKSWHESFFYSLFMSSNTRSGGLATMNVSDFSEPTLLLMSILMFIGASPSSVGGGIRTTTLAIMILFLWNFMRGRRSIKVFKREIHPDDIRKATAVMIMGSLLCIMAVFILSITENFTLMQIIFEVCSAFGSVGLSMGITPDLSNTGKIVIMIIMFIGRVGITSLLYIIGHKEVTENFHYPKERVIIG, encoded by the coding sequence ATGTTTGCTATCAAAAAAATATTATCAAAGTTAACACCAGCTCAGCTTATTGTCGGTTATTATTTTTTGGCCGTCACTATCTCGACCGTACTGTTGAGTTTGCCGGTTGCTCTGAAGCCAGGCGTGGAATTTAAATTCATGGATGCTTTATTCACAGCCGTAAGTGCAGTTAGTGTGACAGGTCTGACAGTTGTTAGTTTGCCCGAAGTGTATAATGAGGTAGGCTATTTCATTCTAATGTTCGTTCTCCAATTTGGCGGTATTGGCATCATGACACTCGGAACCTTTTTCTGGCTTATAGTGGGCAAGAAAATCGGTTTGAAGGAAAGGCAATTGATCATGACTGATCAAAACCAATCGAATCTTTCGGGCCTTGTTAAATTATTGATCCAAATCATTCAGATATTTGTCGTAATTGAAATGATTGGAGCTCTCGTATTAGGCATTTACTTTCTGAATTATTTTCCAGACTGGAAAGAGGCCTTCTTAAATGGCTTATTTTTAGCCGTAAGTGCCACCACGAATGCTGGTTTTGATATTACCGGTATATCGATGATTCCATTTAAAGACGATTATTTTGTACAGTTCATTACGATTATCCTGCTTACCCTTGGCGCCATTGGGTTTCCTGTCTTGATTGAGCTGAAAGAGTTTTTGTCCAATAGGGCCCGTACTTATAAGTTTCATTTTTCTTTGTTCACGAAGCTGACCTCAGTCACTTTCTTTTCCCTTATCATTGGGGGAACGATCCTGATTTACCTCCTAGAAATAAATGGATTCTTTAAAAATAAGAGCTGGCATGAATCGTTCTTCTACTCTTTATTTATGTCCTCCAATACGCGAAGCGGCGGGTTAGCAACCATGAATGTGAGTGACTTTTCGGAACCGACCCTTTTATTGATGAGCATATTGATGTTCATTGGAGCTTCCCCAAGTTCAGTCGGTGGAGGAATCCGGACAACTACACTGGCCATCATGATTTTATTTTTATGGAATTTCATGAGAGGAAGGCGTTCCATTAAAGTGTTCAAACGCGAGATTCATCCCGATGATATCCGAAAAGCGACGGCAGTTATGATCATGGGATCCCTCCTTTGCATAATGGCGGTCTTCATTTTATCAATTACCGAAAATTTTACTTTGATGCAAATCATTTTTGAGGTATGTTCGGCTTTCGGATCAGTCGGCCTCTCGATGGGAATCACGCCTGACCTCAGCAATACCGGTAAAATTGTCATTATGATCATTATGTTCATTGGCCGTGTCGGGATAACCTCCCTCCTGTATATCATAGGTCATAAAGAAGTTACGGAAAATTTCCATTATCCAAAAGAACGCGTCATCATTGGGTAA
- a CDS encoding ATP-binding protein has product MKKYTGRIIVPTLFFILILPYIGWLGHEERRFSAFAGIYLIIILTIAWCLGAIFDHKRKTIALLQDSEGRYRIISNYSKELVNSFNEVIFQTDNKGNWLYLNPAWKSMSGATVNESLGLHFSKHMDNNSYQDVLKAFADTFHRGNKYFRADIKLNAKKGTSWVEAFVKLIYDDAGKFIGTAGILSEINERKHAEEKLVSLNEHLAITSSKLSTAAQLAAGIAHEVRNPMTAIMGFVKLIKDGGAEKQEYYDIIFSEINRIEQVLNELLLLSKPAEAVFLEKDLKESCNHVVTLLETNAVLNNIQIHKNYDSEPIFMYFDENQIKQVLINMIKNSIESMPNGGNIFVSINGENGEVFLSILDEGEGIPENSLQKVGEPFFTTKTSGTGLGLSVCFRIIENHGGKVFITSELKKGTKIVCIFPTVQQKEYSGDQKVQVQAFE; this is encoded by the coding sequence GTGAAGAAATATACAGGAAGAATCATTGTCCCTACCCTTTTCTTCATATTGATACTGCCCTATATAGGGTGGCTGGGTCATGAAGAACGCAGGTTTTCCGCCTTTGCAGGAATATATTTAATCATAATCTTAACCATAGCCTGGTGTTTGGGTGCCATCTTTGATCATAAACGAAAAACGATTGCTTTATTGCAGGATAGCGAAGGGCGTTATCGCATTATCTCCAATTACTCCAAAGAACTGGTCAATAGCTTCAATGAGGTTATTTTCCAAACGGATAATAAAGGAAATTGGCTGTACTTAAACCCGGCATGGAAATCGATGAGTGGTGCAACCGTGAATGAATCCCTAGGGCTTCACTTTTCTAAACATATGGATAACAATTCTTATCAAGACGTATTAAAGGCCTTTGCGGACACCTTTCATCGGGGGAATAAATATTTTCGTGCGGACATCAAACTAAATGCGAAAAAGGGAACAAGTTGGGTTGAAGCATTCGTTAAACTAATTTATGATGACGCTGGGAAATTCATCGGGACGGCGGGCATATTATCGGAAATCAATGAACGTAAACATGCGGAGGAAAAGCTTGTGAGCTTAAACGAACATTTGGCAATCACATCAAGCAAATTATCAACGGCTGCCCAGCTTGCGGCAGGGATTGCACATGAGGTCAGGAACCCGATGACAGCGATAATGGGATTCGTGAAGTTGATTAAAGATGGCGGTGCCGAAAAGCAGGAGTACTATGATATTATTTTTTCGGAAATAAATCGAATTGAGCAAGTGCTGAATGAACTCTTGCTGCTATCGAAACCTGCTGAGGCGGTTTTTCTTGAGAAGGATTTAAAGGAAAGCTGCAACCATGTCGTGACGCTATTGGAGACAAACGCCGTACTGAACAATATTCAAATACATAAAAATTATGATTCGGAACCTATTTTTATGTATTTTGATGAAAACCAAATCAAGCAAGTACTAATAAACATGATAAAAAATTCCATAGAATCGATGCCGAATGGCGGGAATATTTTTGTGAGCATAAATGGGGAAAATGGGGAAGTTTTTTTGAGCATTTTGGACGAAGGGGAGGGTATTCCGGAAAACTCCCTGCAAAAAGTAGGAGAACCATTTTTTACTACAAAAACATCAGGAACGGGATTGGGTCTTTCCGTTTGTTTTAGAATCATCGAAAATCATGGCGGAAAAGTTTTCATCACAAGTGAACTGAAAAAAGGTACGAAAATCGTTTGTATATTTCCCACCGTCCAACAAAAGGAATATAGTGGGGACCAAAAGGTCCAGGTACAGGCCTTTGAATGA
- a CDS encoding acyl-CoA dehydrogenase family protein, translating into MNFEHTQKVKNLEKKLTEFMEKHVYPNESIYKKQLEAQKSRWSEIPPILSELTAKAKEEGLWNLFLPDSDYGAGLTNLEYAPLCEIMGRSTIGPEIFNCNAPDTGNMEVLVRYGSDEHKERWLKPLLAGEIRSCFSMTEPEVASSDATNIECRIEKTGNEYVINGRKWWSSGAGDPRCKIAIVMGKTDPEASKHEQQSMILVPLDTPGVKIERMLPVFGYDHAPHGHAEITFENVRVPATNILWGEGKGFAIAQGRLGPGRIHHCMRLIGAAERALEELCKRIQYRVAFGKTLARQGVIMEWVADSRIEIEQARLLTLKAAYMMDTVGNKEAKAEIAMIKVVAPNMALKVLDRAIQGFGAAGISDDFPFAAHWANARTLRLADGPDEVHRSQVAKIELRKYQQKHEVKI; encoded by the coding sequence TTGAACTTTGAACATACTCAAAAGGTGAAAAACTTGGAAAAGAAGTTAACGGAATTCATGGAAAAGCACGTATACCCAAATGAATCAATATACAAAAAGCAGCTCGAAGCACAGAAGAGCCGCTGGAGTGAAATACCCCCGATATTATCTGAATTGACGGCAAAAGCAAAGGAAGAAGGATTATGGAATTTATTTTTGCCTGATAGCGATTATGGCGCGGGTTTAACAAATCTAGAATATGCCCCGCTTTGTGAAATCATGGGAAGGTCGACGATAGGACCTGAAATCTTCAACTGTAATGCGCCGGACACTGGTAATATGGAAGTGTTGGTGAGATACGGTTCAGATGAACATAAGGAACGCTGGCTGAAGCCCTTGCTTGCTGGGGAAATCCGCTCATGCTTCTCGATGACCGAACCGGAAGTGGCGTCTTCCGATGCGACCAATATCGAATGCAGGATAGAAAAGACGGGTAATGAGTATGTCATAAACGGCCGAAAATGGTGGTCTTCAGGAGCAGGCGATCCCCGATGCAAGATTGCCATCGTCATGGGTAAGACAGATCCTGAGGCGTCCAAGCATGAACAACAGTCAATGATTCTTGTACCGCTGGATACACCGGGTGTCAAAATCGAGAGAATGCTCCCAGTGTTTGGTTATGATCATGCCCCGCATGGCCATGCTGAAATCACTTTTGAAAATGTGAGGGTCCCGGCAACGAATATTCTATGGGGTGAAGGTAAAGGATTTGCAATTGCCCAAGGACGACTCGGACCCGGAAGGATACATCATTGCATGAGGCTGATCGGCGCTGCTGAAAGAGCACTTGAAGAATTATGTAAGCGCATTCAATATCGTGTCGCTTTTGGTAAAACATTGGCGAGACAAGGTGTGATCATGGAGTGGGTTGCCGATTCACGGATTGAAATCGAACAAGCAAGACTTCTGACACTAAAAGCCGCTTATATGATGGATACTGTCGGGAACAAGGAAGCGAAGGCGGAGATTGCCATGATAAAAGTGGTGGCACCTAATATGGCATTGAAAGTGCTGGACAGGGCCATCCAAGGCTTTGGTGCTGCAGGGATTTCCGATGATTTCCCTTTTGCTGCACATTGGGCAAATGCACGGACATTAAGGCTTGCTGATGGTCCCGATGAAGTTCACCGCTCACAAGTTGCTAAAATAGAACTTCGTAAATACCAACAAAAGCATGAGGTGAAAATATGA
- a CDS encoding SDR family oxidoreductase, with amino-acid sequence MKVTDLFDLTGKTAIITGGGRGLGAQIATGFAEAGANVVLCSRKKEACDEVASQIEKLGVKALSFKCDITNPSDVQEVVNETYREFGAIDILVNNSGASWGAPAVDMPLEAWQKVMNVNVTGTFIMSQTAGRVMIEQGHGKIINIASVAGLGGTDPRVLDTVGYNTSKGAVITLTKDLAVKWGQHNINVNAIAPGFFPTKMTKGVLEQGKNPILDSTPLKRFGSDDDLKGAAVFLASKASDFVTGNILIVDGGSHAK; translated from the coding sequence ATGAAAGTTACCGACTTATTCGATCTGACTGGAAAGACGGCGATCATAACCGGCGGAGGGAGAGGATTGGGAGCACAAATAGCGACCGGCTTTGCCGAAGCTGGGGCAAATGTCGTTCTTTGTTCAAGGAAGAAGGAGGCATGCGACGAAGTTGCTTCGCAAATCGAAAAGCTTGGAGTCAAGGCACTTTCCTTCAAGTGTGATATCACCAATCCGTCAGATGTACAGGAGGTTGTTAACGAAACTTACCGTGAATTCGGTGCCATAGACATTTTAGTAAACAATAGCGGGGCATCCTGGGGGGCACCGGCCGTCGACATGCCCCTTGAAGCGTGGCAGAAGGTGATGAATGTCAATGTAACCGGAACCTTTATCATGAGCCAGACAGCAGGCAGGGTCATGATTGAGCAGGGACATGGGAAAATCATAAACATCGCTTCCGTCGCTGGATTAGGGGGGACAGACCCCAGGGTGCTCGATACGGTCGGATATAATACGAGTAAAGGGGCGGTCATTACTTTAACAAAGGATTTAGCTGTTAAATGGGGTCAGCATAATATCAATGTAAATGCAATCGCACCTGGATTCTTTCCGACAAAAATGACGAAAGGGGTTCTTGAGCAAGGGAAGAATCCTATCTTGGATTCCACGCCGCTAAAAAGATTTGGGAGTGATGATGATTTAAAAGGGGCAGCGGTTTTCCTGGCCTCGAAGGCATCTGATTTTGTGACTGGAAATATCTTGATTGTCGATGGGGGTTCACATGCTAAGTAA
- a CDS encoding long-chain-fatty-acid--CoA ligase produces MNEKKWLSVYPDSISKEIKVPEFPMQRILQNACQSYPNNTAITFYDRKISYQELFHASQAFASALQKKGVQKGDRVAIMLPNCPQYVIAYYGSLTTGAIITQINPMLVERELQHILQDSGAETIVVLDGLYPKVKSVQQHANLKNIIAVSLQPSEADFQPDASFDQFMKTGDGKINPVSIDPENDIAVLQYTGGTTGRSKGAMLTHSNILANVVQSYEFFKHELKMGSERTLSVIPLFHVFGMTSAMNLSVYIAGDSIMLPRFEIEEVLETIKREQPTTFPGVPTMYVALTNHPKAEEYGMGSIQVCNSGSAPMPVELLREFERKSGAKILEGYGLTEASPTTHCNPVFAKRKPGSVGIGIPSTEYKVMDLGDGTKEVATGEMGELVVKGPQVMKGYWNMPEETAVTLRDGWLYTGDIAKVDEDGYLYIVDRKKDLIIASGYNIYPRDVEEVLYEHPAVQEAVVIGVPDAYRGESVKAVLVLKNNKTANELEIIDYCRANLSAYKVPHFVEFREELPKTNVGKILRRALREELSRK; encoded by the coding sequence ATGAATGAAAAAAAATGGCTGTCCGTTTATCCTGATTCAATTTCAAAGGAAATAAAAGTCCCTGAGTTTCCGATGCAAAGAATCCTTCAAAATGCATGTCAGTCCTATCCAAACAATACAGCTATTACTTTTTATGACCGAAAGATATCTTATCAGGAACTTTTTCATGCGTCGCAAGCCTTTGCTTCAGCCCTGCAAAAAAAAGGTGTTCAAAAAGGCGACCGTGTCGCCATCATGCTGCCTAACTGTCCGCAATACGTCATTGCGTATTATGGTTCGTTGACAACAGGAGCCATTATCACCCAAATCAACCCAATGCTGGTTGAAAGGGAGCTGCAGCATATTTTACAGGACTCCGGTGCAGAAACGATCGTGGTATTGGACGGATTATACCCGAAAGTGAAAAGTGTTCAGCAACATGCAAACCTGAAAAATATTATCGCCGTAAGCCTTCAGCCTTCGGAAGCAGATTTCCAGCCTGATGCTTCTTTTGACCAATTCATGAAGACAGGAGACGGGAAAATCAATCCAGTATCAATCGATCCGGAAAATGATATAGCTGTTCTTCAGTACACAGGTGGGACGACAGGCCGTTCAAAAGGGGCGATGCTGACTCACAGCAATATTCTGGCCAATGTCGTTCAATCGTATGAATTCTTCAAGCATGAATTAAAAATGGGCTCTGAAAGAACGCTGTCGGTCATCCCGCTTTTTCATGTTTTTGGAATGACATCCGCAATGAATTTATCCGTGTATATCGCGGGTGACTCGATCATGCTGCCACGATTTGAAATAGAAGAAGTGCTGGAAACGATAAAGCGTGAACAGCCGACCACTTTTCCTGGTGTACCTACCATGTATGTAGCGTTGACGAATCACCCGAAAGCAGAAGAATATGGAATGGGCTCAATTCAGGTCTGTAACAGCGGAAGTGCACCGATGCCTGTGGAACTGCTGCGTGAGTTCGAACGAAAATCAGGTGCAAAGATATTGGAAGGCTACGGTCTTACGGAAGCTTCGCCAACAACTCATTGTAACCCGGTATTTGCTAAAAGGAAGCCGGGGAGCGTCGGGATCGGAATCCCTTCGACTGAATATAAAGTGATGGACCTGGGAGACGGGACAAAAGAAGTGGCCACTGGCGAAATGGGGGAATTGGTCGTCAAAGGACCCCAAGTGATGAAAGGGTACTGGAATATGCCGGAGGAGACGGCGGTAACCCTTAGGGATGGTTGGCTTTATACGGGTGATATCGCCAAAGTTGATGAAGACGGGTATCTCTATATTGTCGACAGGAAAAAAGATTTGATCATCGCAAGTGGTTATAATATATATCCGCGAGATGTGGAGGAAGTGCTTTATGAACATCCTGCTGTCCAGGAAGCGGTTGTCATCGGCGTTCCGGATGCGTACCGAGGGGAGTCGGTAAAAGCGGTGCTTGTACTTAAAAATAATAAAACGGCAAATGAACTGGAAATCATCGATTATTGCCGTGCCAACCTATCGGCCTATAAAGTTCCGCATTTCGTTGAATTTCGTGAAGAGTTACCGAAAACAAATGTCGGAAAGATTTTAAGGCGGGCTTTAAGAGAAGAACTTTCTAGGAAATAA
- a CDS encoding TetR/AcrR family transcriptional regulator, with protein MKEKMTEHSIRLFEKKGFSETSISDIVESVGVTKGTFYYYFTSKEQLLMDIHLAYIDELLGEQEMIISEPGKSCKDKLFDMVYMLLKSIKTKKSSATVFFREMKNLSDEKLAQILPKRDEFRNKIEQVLISGIESGELRSNLDASIISFAILGVANWSYHWFDPEGEKTEQEVASIFMGMILHGIEA; from the coding sequence ATGAAAGAAAAAATGACAGAACATAGCATACGCTTATTTGAAAAGAAGGGCTTTAGTGAAACGTCGATTTCTGACATCGTCGAATCGGTCGGGGTGACGAAGGGAACGTTTTATTATTACTTTACGAGCAAAGAGCAATTACTTATGGATATTCATCTCGCTTATATAGACGAGTTGCTTGGTGAGCAGGAAATGATCATTTCAGAACCTGGGAAAAGCTGTAAGGATAAGCTTTTCGATATGGTATATATGCTTTTAAAAAGCATCAAAACCAAAAAATCCAGCGCAACGGTCTTTTTCCGTGAAATGAAAAATCTAAGTGACGAAAAACTTGCACAAATCCTTCCTAAGCGGGATGAGTTCCGTAATAAAATCGAGCAAGTGCTGATTAGCGGCATCGAGAGCGGAGAACTGCGTTCCAATCTCGATGCATCCATCATCTCTTTTGCTATTTTGGGTGTAGCCAATTGGAGCTATCATTGGTTCGACCCAGAAGGTGAAAAAACCGAACAGGAAGTTGCATCCATTTTTATGGGGATGATTCTGCACGGAATTGAAGCGTGA
- a CDS encoding 3-hydroxyacyl-CoA dehydrogenase family protein, with product MANKQIQSITVIGAGQMGHQIAMLAALGGYETILQDVQENALNTAKEKLDVILTKWVQKGKLSEDRKLAAFSRLQYTSDLEKAASGADLIIEAVVEKLDVKQEVFAKLEEFAPAETIFATNSSTIVNSLLASVTNRPDKFINMHFFFPPLVMDCVEVVMSDQTSEETAKLAMEVTEKMNRTGVLLRKEISGFVANRILGALQREALYLYEEGIVDYKDIDLICRKALGHPIGPFELMDLSGIDVGYFVMQQRYNETGNPEDKPNACIAEKVNKGHLGRKTGKGWYDYPNQGVKNR from the coding sequence ATGGCCAACAAGCAAATTCAATCGATAACCGTAATTGGGGCCGGGCAGATGGGGCATCAAATTGCGATGCTTGCTGCACTTGGAGGTTACGAAACGATTCTTCAGGATGTTCAGGAAAACGCGTTGAATACAGCCAAAGAAAAATTGGACGTCATTTTGACTAAATGGGTTCAAAAGGGAAAATTGTCTGAAGATCGTAAATTGGCTGCTTTTAGCCGTCTTCAATATACTTCCGATCTTGAGAAAGCTGCGAGTGGAGCTGATCTGATCATTGAAGCGGTAGTTGAAAAACTTGATGTGAAACAGGAAGTCTTCGCTAAACTTGAAGAATTCGCCCCCGCGGAAACCATTTTTGCAACGAATAGTTCAACGATCGTCAATAGCCTGCTTGCGAGTGTGACGAATCGTCCGGATAAGTTTATTAATATGCATTTCTTTTTTCCGCCTCTAGTAATGGATTGCGTTGAGGTTGTCATGAGTGATCAAACATCGGAGGAAACAGCCAAGCTTGCGATGGAAGTGACAGAGAAAATGAATAGGACAGGAGTTTTGTTGAGGAAAGAGATATCGGGATTCGTAGCCAATCGAATTTTGGGAGCGTTACAGCGTGAGGCCTTATATTTGTATGAAGAAGGAATTGTGGATTATAAGGATATCGATTTAATTTGCAGGAAAGCTTTAGGCCATCCCATCGGCCCTTTTGAACTGATGGATCTATCAGGTATTGATGTAGGATATTTTGTCATGCAGCAGCGATACAATGAAACTGGAAATCCAGAAGACAAGCCAAATGCTTGTATAGCAGAAAAGGTGAATAAGGGACATTTAGGAAGGAAAACAGGAAAAGGCTGGTATGATTATCCAAATCAAGGAGTGAAGAATCGATGA
- a CDS encoding enoyl-CoA hydratase — protein sequence MTKLIRVVKENKLAVITIDNPPLNVISKQVFRDLGETFDELSKDNETVAVLITGAGNIAFAAGADIKEFPSMMGNPNMKEMVKEGHAVLTKIDQFPKPTIAVLNGLTLGGGCELALACDLRVAETQVQIGLPEVKLGLFPGAGGTQRLSRLVGNAKAKEIIFTGDPLGAIEAEKIGLVNKVVEQGCGLSEAKILASRMTRHSLQALSRIKKAINEGSEATLEQGLEIETNLFEEIFQTEDVKEGVSAFLDKRKPAFVHR from the coding sequence ATGACAAAATTAATTAGAGTGGTTAAGGAAAATAAGCTTGCGGTCATCACCATCGATAATCCTCCATTAAACGTAATCAGTAAACAAGTATTCAGAGACTTGGGAGAAACATTCGATGAACTTTCAAAAGATAATGAAACTGTTGCGGTACTCATAACAGGTGCAGGCAATATCGCATTTGCGGCTGGGGCTGATATAAAAGAATTCCCTAGCATGATGGGGAACCCGAATATGAAGGAAATGGTAAAGGAAGGTCATGCCGTCCTAACCAAAATCGACCAGTTTCCTAAACCTACAATAGCTGTATTAAACGGCCTGACTTTGGGCGGCGGATGTGAACTGGCTCTGGCCTGTGATTTGCGAGTGGCTGAAACACAGGTTCAAATTGGTCTGCCGGAAGTGAAATTAGGCTTATTTCCTGGAGCTGGCGGTACACAGCGTTTGTCCAGACTTGTCGGAAACGCAAAGGCAAAAGAGATTATATTTACCGGTGATCCGCTAGGTGCCATAGAAGCGGAAAAGATCGGGCTTGTCAATAAAGTCGTCGAGCAAGGCTGCGGCTTATCGGAAGCAAAAATCTTGGCCTCACGAATGACAAGGCACTCACTTCAGGCACTTTCGAGAATCAAGAAGGCGATTAATGAAGGAAGTGAAGCCACGCTTGAACAAGGTCTGGAGATTGAAACGAATCTTTTTGAAGAAATCTTCCAAACTGAAGATGTTAAAGAAGGGGTTTCCGCTTTCTTGGATAAACGTAAACCTGCTTTTGTACATCGTTAA
- a CDS encoding acyl-CoA thioesterase: MHELEVDVRFSETDALGHINNTSYFIYLEEARMKFFEALGLATNVESWNFLLASTKCDFIAQGYFNQLLTIRTSLTKVGTKSCDMVHDILCSQTGEIIAKGSAVLVCFNFLNQKSEPIPEMIKEKLISHLVHN, translated from the coding sequence ATGCATGAATTGGAAGTCGACGTCCGTTTTTCCGAAACGGATGCTTTGGGCCACATCAATAACACAAGCTATTTCATTTACCTCGAAGAAGCACGCATGAAATTCTTTGAAGCTTTGGGCTTAGCGACGAATGTCGAGTCATGGAACTTTTTGTTAGCCTCCACTAAATGCGACTTTATTGCTCAGGGATATTTCAATCAACTCTTGACCATTCGTACATCTTTGACAAAGGTAGGTACGAAAAGCTGTGATATGGTACATGATATCCTCTGCTCACAAACTGGGGAAATCATTGCTAAGGGAAGTGCAGTTTTAGTTTGTTTTAATTTTTTGAATCAAAAAAGTGAACCTATTCCTGAAATGATTAAAGAAAAACTCATTTCACATCTTGTTCATAATTAG